One Rossellomorea aquimaris DNA window includes the following coding sequences:
- a CDS encoding cysteine desulfurase encodes MDVKEIRKQFPILDQEVNGHPLVYLDSAATSQKPVSVIEAMNDYYRGYNSNVHRGVHTLGTRATDGYEGAREKVRNFINASSTQEVIFTRGTTTAINTVAASYGRANLTEGDEIVITHMEHHSNIIPWQQLAKETGATLKYVPLQEDGTIAIEDVRATVTSQTKIVSIMMVSNVLGTMNPIKEITRIAHENGAVMVVDGAQAAPHMKVDVQDLDCDFFAFSGHKMVGPTGIGVLYGKKKHLNKMEPVEFGGEMIDFVGLQESTWKELPWKFEGGTPIIAGAIGLGAAIDFLEEVGLHNIEEHEHKLAAYALEKMNEVEGMKIFGPSDPGKRAGLVTFNIDDVHPHDVATVLDAEGIAVRAGHHCAQPLMKWLNVSATARASFYLYNTEEDIDKLVAGLLKTKEFFSDVF; translated from the coding sequence ATGGATGTAAAAGAGATTCGTAAACAATTTCCGATTCTCGACCAGGAAGTAAATGGCCATCCACTTGTTTATCTTGACAGTGCCGCAACATCGCAAAAACCGGTTTCCGTAATCGAAGCGATGAATGACTATTATCGTGGATATAACTCGAATGTTCACCGGGGTGTTCATACTCTTGGGACGAGAGCGACAGATGGATATGAAGGTGCCCGTGAAAAGGTCCGTAATTTCATTAACGCTTCCTCGACTCAAGAAGTAATCTTTACCCGTGGGACGACAACAGCAATCAATACAGTTGCAGCAAGCTACGGTCGCGCCAACCTTACCGAGGGTGACGAAATTGTGATTACTCACATGGAGCATCATAGCAATATCATTCCTTGGCAGCAGTTAGCCAAAGAGACCGGAGCTACATTAAAATATGTTCCTCTTCAGGAAGACGGCACGATTGCGATTGAAGATGTACGAGCGACTGTCACATCACAAACGAAAATTGTTTCGATCATGATGGTTTCAAACGTGCTGGGTACAATGAATCCAATTAAAGAAATCACCAGGATTGCTCATGAAAATGGAGCAGTCATGGTCGTTGACGGAGCACAGGCTGCTCCACATATGAAAGTCGACGTTCAAGATCTTGACTGTGATTTCTTTGCCTTTTCAGGGCATAAGATGGTAGGTCCTACAGGAATCGGAGTACTTTACGGTAAGAAAAAACACCTGAACAAAATGGAACCGGTAGAATTCGGTGGAGAAATGATCGACTTTGTCGGGCTTCAGGAATCCACTTGGAAAGAGCTTCCGTGGAAGTTTGAAGGTGGTACACCGATCATTGCAGGTGCCATTGGACTTGGAGCTGCGATTGATTTCCTTGAAGAAGTAGGACTTCATAACATTGAAGAACATGAACATAAGCTTGCGGCTTATGCATTGGAGAAAATGAATGAAGTTGAAGGCATGAAAATTTTCGGACCAAGTGATCCCGGAAAACGCGCAGGTCTTGTTACGTTTAACATTGATGATGTTCATCCGCATGATGTGGCAACCGTACTTGATGCTGAAGGGATTGCCGTTCGCGCGGGTCATCACTGTGCACAACCTCTGATGAAGTGGTTGAACGTATCCGCAACAGCACGTGCCAGCTTCTACCTCTATAATACGGAAGAAGATATTGATAAACTTGTTGCAGGCCTATTGAAGACAAAGGAGTTTTTCAGCGATGTCTTTTAA
- the sufD gene encoding Fe-S cluster assembly protein SufD: MTVETKLPVDQDYVSSYSKQLGEPEWLTTLRTDAFDKVKDLSLPVADKTKITNWNFTQFQKHTVESDTFSSLSELPDEAKELVDIESNDQSLYIQRNNTPAFLSLSNELKDNGVIFTDIFTAVKDHGELVQKYFMTEGVKTDEHKLTALHAALMNGGVFLYIPKNVELTQPIQAVYVHDNAEVAMFNHVLVVAEDNSSVTYVENYISTTNVEDGVYNIVTEVLANNNAKVEYGAVDNLASGLTTYVNRRGIAQRDARIEWALGLMNDGDTVSENVTNLMGDGSYGDTKTVVVGRGKQKQNFTTKVVHFGKNSEGYILKHGVMKDEASSIFNGIGKIEHGASKSNAEQESRVLMLSEKARGDANPILLIDEDDVTAGHAASVGRVDPLQLYYLMSRGIPQHEAERLVIHGFLAPVVKQLPIEGVKKQLVEVIERKVN, encoded by the coding sequence ATGACTGTAGAAACGAAACTACCAGTAGATCAGGACTATGTCAGCTCCTACTCAAAACAACTCGGAGAGCCCGAATGGTTAACAACCCTTCGCACAGATGCCTTTGATAAAGTAAAGGATCTAAGCCTTCCAGTTGCTGATAAAACGAAAATCACGAATTGGAATTTTACTCAATTCCAGAAGCATACAGTGGAAAGTGATACGTTCTCATCATTGAGTGAGCTGCCGGATGAAGCAAAAGAATTAGTTGATATAGAAAGCAATGACCAAAGTCTTTATATTCAACGAAATAATACACCTGCTTTTCTTTCTCTTTCAAATGAATTAAAAGACAATGGTGTTATTTTTACGGATATTTTTACAGCTGTAAAAGATCACGGTGAGCTTGTACAGAAGTACTTCATGACTGAAGGTGTGAAAACGGATGAGCACAAGCTTACAGCCCTTCATGCAGCATTGATGAATGGGGGAGTGTTCCTTTACATTCCAAAAAATGTGGAATTGACACAACCGATTCAAGCGGTATACGTTCATGACAATGCTGAAGTAGCGATGTTCAACCACGTATTAGTAGTGGCTGAAGACAACAGCTCTGTAACGTATGTTGAAAACTACATTTCTACAACAAATGTTGAAGACGGCGTATACAACATCGTTACGGAAGTTTTGGCAAACAATAATGCTAAAGTGGAATACGGTGCTGTGGATAATTTAGCAAGCGGATTAACAACGTATGTTAACCGTCGTGGAATCGCACAAAGAGATGCTCGCATCGAATGGGCTCTTGGATTAATGAACGATGGAGACACCGTTTCAGAAAACGTGACGAATCTTATGGGTGATGGCTCATATGGTGATACAAAAACCGTTGTCGTTGGACGCGGAAAACAGAAACAAAACTTCACGACGAAGGTTGTTCACTTCGGTAAAAACTCTGAAGGATACATCCTTAAGCATGGAGTTATGAAAGACGAAGCATCTTCCATCTTCAATGGTATCGGTAAAATTGAACACGGTGCGTCTAAGTCAAATGCAGAGCAGGAATCCCGCGTATTGATGCTGAGTGAAAAAGCACGTGGAGATGCGAATCCGATTCTTCTAATCGATGAAGATGACGTAACGGCAGGACATGCTGCGTCTGTAGGTCGAGTGGATCCGCTGCAACTTTACTACCTAATGAGTCGTGGAATTCCGCAACATGAAGCGGAACGTCTGGTTATTCATGGCTTCTTGGCTCCTGTTGTAAAACAATTGCCGATTGAAGGAGTTAAGAAACAACTTGTTGAGGTTATCGAAAGGAAAGTAAACTAA
- the sufC gene encoding Fe-S cluster assembly ATPase SufC, translated as MAGSTLTIKDLHVEIEGKEILKGVNLEIKGGEIHAVMGPNGTGKSTLSSAIMGHPKYEVTKGSIHFDGEDVLEMEVDERARVGLFLAMQYPSEINGVTNADFLRSAINSRREEGEEISLMKFIRKMDSEMEYLEMDPDMAQRYLNEGFSGGEKKRNEILQLMMLQPKIAILDEIDSGLDIDALKVVSKGINKMRGEDFGCLIITHYQRLLNYITPDHVHVMMQGRIVKSGGEELAQRLEAEGYDWIKEELGIKDETVGQEA; from the coding sequence ATGGCAGGTTCTACTTTAACAATTAAAGATCTTCATGTTGAGATTGAAGGAAAGGAAATCCTGAAAGGGGTTAACCTTGAAATTAAAGGTGGAGAAATCCACGCAGTAATGGGACCAAATGGTACAGGTAAATCTACTTTATCTTCTGCTATTATGGGTCATCCAAAGTATGAAGTGACAAAAGGAAGCATTCACTTCGACGGTGAAGATGTTCTTGAAATGGAAGTGGATGAGCGCGCTCGCGTAGGTCTATTCCTTGCAATGCAGTATCCAAGTGAAATCAACGGTGTAACGAATGCAGACTTCTTACGTTCAGCAATCAACAGCCGTCGCGAAGAAGGCGAAGAAATTTCTCTTATGAAATTCATCCGCAAAATGGATTCTGAAATGGAATACCTGGAAATGGATCCGGATATGGCACAGCGTTACTTAAACGAAGGGTTCTCCGGTGGAGAGAAGAAGCGTAATGAAATCCTTCAATTAATGATGTTACAACCAAAGATTGCCATCCTTGACGAGATTGACTCTGGTCTTGATATCGATGCCCTTAAAGTTGTATCAAAAGGAATCAATAAAATGCGCGGTGAGGATTTCGGTTGCTTGATCATCACTCACTATCAGCGTCTTCTTAACTACATCACTCCTGATCATGTCCACGTTATGATGCAAGGACGCATTGTGAAATCAGGCGGGGAAGAATTAGCGCAACGCCTTGAAGCAGAAGGATATGACTGGATTAAAGAAGAGTTAGGAATCAAAGACGAAACTGTTGGCCAAGAAGCGTAA
- a CDS encoding carboxymuconolactone decarboxylase family protein codes for MQMEPRNTTEAALHDYKMGLGIFTEKMPELAEQYNAFTEHCFREGVLSKKEKQLIALGISLYSQDEYCIIYHTKGCLDQGCSEEEILEAIGVTAAFGGGAVMSQAVTLIQQSIQDLNQLKQ; via the coding sequence ATGCAGATGGAACCAAGAAATACAACTGAAGCTGCCCTTCATGATTATAAAATGGGACTTGGAATCTTCACTGAAAAAATGCCTGAGCTTGCCGAACAGTATAATGCGTTCACTGAGCACTGCTTTAGAGAAGGAGTTCTTTCTAAAAAAGAAAAGCAGTTGATCGCGTTAGGAATCAGTCTATATTCCCAGGATGAATATTGCATCATCTACCACACAAAAGGCTGCCTGGATCAAGGATGTTCAGAAGAAGAAATCCTTGAAGCAATCGGAGTAACGGCTGCATTTGGAGGCGGAGCGGTCATGAGTCAGGCTGTGACGTTAATACAGCAATCCATTCAGGATTTGAATCAATTGAAGCAATAA
- a CDS encoding MetQ/NlpA family ABC transporter substrate-binding protein, whose product MKKWVAGVIAATSIFGLAACGSGSGSGNDEKELVVGASNIPHAEILEQVKPVLEEKGIDLQIETYQDYILPNKDLDNGDIDANYFQTTPYMDLQMKENEYDFVNAGGIHIEPIGVYSKKYKSLEELPEGATILMSNSVSDHGRILTLLEKKGLITLKDGVENTQAQLEDIKENPRNLQFDYEYEAALLPQMYENEEGDAVVINSNYAIDAGLKPLEDSIAIEDSNSPYVNVIAVNKGDENKEEVKALVEALRSKEIQDFINEEWDGAVVPVSE is encoded by the coding sequence ATGAAAAAATGGGTAGCAGGAGTTATAGCAGCAACAAGTATTTTTGGCTTGGCAGCATGTGGGAGTGGTTCAGGTTCGGGAAATGACGAAAAGGAATTGGTAGTAGGTGCTTCTAATATTCCACACGCTGAAATCCTTGAACAAGTAAAGCCTGTCTTAGAAGAAAAAGGGATCGACTTGCAAATTGAAACGTATCAAGACTATATCCTCCCAAATAAAGACTTGGACAATGGGGATATTGATGCAAACTATTTCCAAACCACACCTTATATGGACTTGCAAATGAAGGAAAATGAATATGATTTTGTCAATGCAGGCGGAATTCATATTGAGCCGATCGGTGTTTATTCTAAAAAATATAAATCTCTCGAGGAGCTTCCTGAAGGCGCTACGATCCTAATGAGTAACTCTGTATCGGATCACGGACGTATCCTTACATTATTAGAGAAAAAAGGTCTCATCACGTTGAAAGATGGGGTGGAAAATACCCAAGCCCAACTTGAAGACATCAAAGAAAACCCTAGAAACCTCCAATTCGATTATGAGTACGAAGCAGCACTCCTTCCACAAATGTATGAAAACGAAGAAGGGGACGCGGTTGTAATAAATTCTAACTATGCTATTGATGCAGGGTTGAAACCTCTTGAAGACTCAATTGCCATTGAAGATAGTAATTCTCCTTATGTGAATGTGATTGCAGTTAACAAAGGTGATGAAAACAAAGAGGAAGTTAAAGCGCTAGTAGAAGCACTGCGTTCAAAAGAAATCCAGGACTTCATCAATGAAGAATGGGATGGAGCCGTTGTGCCGGTAAGTGAATAA
- a CDS encoding methionine ABC transporter permease, whose protein sequence is MIENLFPNVDWEKMWEATLETLYMTGMSVLITFVLGMILGILLFLTSKENLWDNKLTYTITSAVVNVFRSIPFIILIVLLIPFTKFLLDTIRGANAALPALIIGAAPFYARMVEIALREVNKGVIEAAKAMGAKTSTIIWKVLIPESMPALISGITVTAIALVGYTAMAGVIGAGGLGNLAYLDGFQRSREDVTIAATIMILLIVFAIQILGDFFTNKLDKR, encoded by the coding sequence ATGATTGAAAATTTATTTCCGAATGTAGATTGGGAGAAGATGTGGGAAGCAACCCTCGAAACCCTGTATATGACCGGGATGTCTGTATTGATTACCTTTGTACTCGGAATGATCCTTGGGATTTTGCTCTTCCTTACTTCTAAGGAAAATCTATGGGATAACAAACTGACATATACGATTACAAGTGCAGTCGTAAATGTGTTCAGATCAATTCCATTCATTATTTTGATCGTGTTGTTAATTCCGTTCACCAAGTTTTTATTGGATACAATCCGTGGAGCGAATGCAGCTCTGCCGGCACTGATCATCGGAGCTGCTCCGTTTTACGCTCGCATGGTAGAAATTGCTTTAAGAGAAGTGAACAAAGGCGTCATCGAAGCTGCTAAAGCGATGGGGGCGAAGACTAGCACAATAATATGGAAAGTATTGATACCAGAATCCATGCCGGCTTTGATTTCGGGGATTACGGTGACAGCCATCGCCCTTGTTGGATACACGGCAATGGCCGGGGTCATCGGAGCAGGTGGACTTGGCAACTTAGCATATTTAGATGGCTTCCAACGAAGCAGGGAAGACGTGACGATCGCCGCGACCATTATGATTTTACTCATTGTGTTTGCGATTCAGATACTGGGTGATTTTTTTACAAATAAATTAGATAAACGATAA
- a CDS encoding methionine ABC transporter ATP-binding protein, with translation MITISDVKKIYQSKSGPISAVDGVNMEIAQGEIFGVIGYSGAGKSTLIRMLNGLEVPTDGIVDVNGQIVSKVKGKKLREARQSIGMIFQHFNLLWSRTVLENIQFPLEIAGVSKKERVQRANELLKLVGLEGRGDAYPSQLSGGQKQRVGIARSLANNPNVLLCDEATSALDPQTTDSILDLLVDINKRLGLTIVLITHEMHVIQKICHRVAVMEQGKVVELGDVLEVFRNPQEQVTKRFVREVSQVKETGETIDHLLTQYPNGKVMKFTFVGESTEQPLITALIRKFDLDVNILQGQISQTQKGAYGTLFVHLEGEEQTIKEALAFVQTQLVQVEVLRG, from the coding sequence ATGATTACCATTTCAGATGTGAAAAAAATATATCAATCCAAATCGGGTCCGATTTCAGCCGTTGATGGCGTCAATATGGAGATTGCCCAAGGAGAAATTTTTGGAGTGATTGGCTATAGTGGAGCAGGTAAGAGTACATTGATCCGCATGCTTAATGGTCTTGAAGTTCCTACAGATGGAATAGTTGACGTGAATGGTCAAATCGTTTCCAAAGTAAAGGGTAAAAAGCTTCGGGAAGCAAGACAGTCAATAGGGATGATTTTTCAACACTTTAATCTCCTCTGGTCTCGTACTGTATTAGAAAATATCCAGTTCCCATTAGAAATTGCTGGAGTATCGAAGAAAGAGAGAGTCCAAAGGGCAAATGAATTATTGAAGCTTGTAGGCTTGGAAGGCAGAGGCGATGCCTATCCGTCTCAACTGAGCGGCGGACAGAAACAACGAGTGGGGATTGCAAGATCCCTTGCTAACAATCCCAATGTCCTTCTATGTGATGAAGCTACTTCCGCTTTAGATCCACAAACAACCGATTCCATCCTTGATTTATTGGTGGATATTAATAAACGCTTAGGGCTGACGATTGTCCTGATCACTCATGAAATGCACGTGATTCAAAAGATCTGTCACCGTGTTGCAGTCATGGAACAGGGAAAAGTCGTGGAACTCGGGGATGTATTGGAAGTGTTCCGAAATCCACAAGAGCAAGTGACAAAGCGTTTCGTAAGAGAAGTCTCACAAGTAAAGGAAACCGGTGAAACCATTGATCACCTATTGACGCAATATCCTAATGGAAAAGTGATGAAATTTACTTTTGTAGGTGAATCAACCGAGCAGCCGCTCATTACCGCTCTGATAAGAAAGTTTGACTTAGACGTAAACATCCTTCAAGGACAAATCTCCCAAACCCAAAAAGGTGCCTATGGAACGTTATTTGTTCACCTTGAGGGGGAGGAACAAACCATTAAGGAAGCATTGGCGTTTGTCCAAACGCAACTGGTTCAAGTGGAGGTGTTGAGAGGATGA
- a CDS encoding thioredoxin family protein, producing MEVSSTETLKQTIEDHAFEAVYLYTPMCGTCQVASKMIDVVEKLPQSFHFSKANLNYLPQFAEEQSIESVPCLLLFKDGVEQERIYAFQSVPFLYETLNKTADS from the coding sequence ATTGAGGTAAGTAGTACCGAAACTTTAAAACAAACGATTGAAGACCATGCGTTCGAAGCTGTTTATCTTTATACACCGATGTGTGGTACCTGTCAGGTTGCAAGCAAGATGATTGACGTAGTGGAGAAGCTTCCACAATCCTTTCATTTTTCGAAGGCCAACTTGAATTACTTGCCCCAATTTGCAGAAGAGCAATCCATCGAAAGTGTACCCTGCCTACTTTTATTTAAGGATGGCGTCGAACAGGAAAGGATTTATGCCTTTCAATCCGTACCATTTTTATATGAAACCCTAAACAAGACCGCGGATAGTTAG
- a CDS encoding toprim domain-containing protein, with translation MMELDEKVIIVEGTTDKRKVRDIIKEPIEIICTNGTISVTKMDELIDALLERDVYILVDADDAGEKLRKQFKREFPEAEHLYIDRMYKEVAAAPEYHLASVLIGANIDVHKEFLGKRMI, from the coding sequence ATGATGGAACTTGACGAAAAAGTAATCATTGTCGAAGGAACAACGGACAAACGAAAAGTAAGAGATATCATTAAAGAACCGATTGAAATTATTTGCACAAACGGGACCATTAGCGTTACGAAAATGGACGAACTCATTGATGCTTTATTGGAAAGGGATGTCTATATATTAGTAGATGCTGATGATGCAGGTGAAAAACTTCGTAAGCAATTTAAACGTGAGTTTCCTGAAGCTGAACATTTGTATATTGATCGTATGTACAAGGAAGTGGCCGCAGCCCCGGAGTATCACCTCGCGTCTGTTCTTATTGGAGCCAATATAGACGTTCATAAAGAATTTCTAGGAAAAAGGATGATCTAG
- a CDS encoding YusG family protein, whose protein sequence is MVLEPKKLDVTNRVTGKLKDGEVELYLDNQPIGRMALPLDGITMEPNFEAKENKIYQSYTSTEGDQARYTDCDEGGWC, encoded by the coding sequence ATGGTGCTTGAGCCTAAGAAATTAGATGTAACCAATAGAGTGACAGGAAAACTTAAAGATGGAGAAGTAGAACTATATTTGGATAATCAGCCGATCGGCAGAATGGCTTTGCCTCTTGACGGAATAACTATGGAGCCGAACTTTGAAGCAAAAGAAAATAAAATTTATCAAAGCTACACTTCCACTGAAGGCGATCAAGCAAGATACACCGATTGTGATGAGGGTGGCTGGTGTTAG
- the gcvH gene encoding glycine cleavage system protein GcvH has translation MSTPKELRYSEEHEWVKVEGENVRVGITSFAQSELGDIVFVELPEVGDEIKADEPFGSVESVKTVSELYAPVSGKVVEVNEELSDSPEFVNESPYEKAWMIVVEPSDAGEVDKLMTAEQYDEMINEG, from the coding sequence ATGAGTACACCGAAAGAACTTCGTTATTCAGAAGAACATGAGTGGGTCAAGGTTGAAGGGGAAAATGTACGCGTAGGAATCACATCATTTGCACAATCTGAACTGGGCGATATCGTATTCGTTGAATTACCAGAGGTTGGAGATGAGATCAAAGCGGACGAGCCATTCGGTAGTGTTGAATCGGTTAAAACCGTTTCTGAGCTATATGCACCTGTATCGGGTAAGGTGGTAGAAGTGAATGAAGAGCTATCTGATAGCCCTGAATTCGTGAACGAATCTCCTTATGAAAAAGCATGGATGATCGTAGTTGAACCTTCGGATGCTGGAGAAGTAGACAAGCTTATGACAGCTGAACAGTATGACGAAATGATTAATGAAGGATAA
- a CDS encoding arsenate reductase family protein has product MSLTFYSYPKCSTCRKAKKWLEDQDIALNEIHIAENPPSKDELNSLYEKSDLPLKKFFNTSGKKYRELGLKDKVNSASDEELLEILSTDGMLIKRPITTDGNKVTVGFKEETFEETWK; this is encoded by the coding sequence ATGTCGTTGACTTTTTATTCTTATCCAAAGTGTAGTACGTGCCGCAAAGCAAAGAAGTGGCTGGAAGATCAAGATATAGCATTGAATGAAATACATATTGCCGAAAATCCACCGTCGAAAGACGAGCTTAATAGCCTATATGAAAAGAGTGATTTACCTCTTAAAAAGTTCTTCAATACAAGCGGTAAAAAGTATCGTGAACTAGGCTTGAAAGATAAAGTGAACTCAGCTTCTGATGAGGAATTATTAGAAATCCTTTCCACAGACGGAATGCTGATCAAGCGTCCAATCACAACGGATGGAAACAAGGTGACTGTTGGTTTCAAAGAAGAGACCTTTGAAGAAACCTGGAAGTAA
- a CDS encoding metalloregulator ArsR/SmtB family transcription factor, producing the protein MGQKAIDTFRACIPLFQALSDPYRQDIILLLAEQEPLTVNQITENLTLSRPAVSHHLKILRDQQLVSLEQKGTQRFYSLELDNATVLLKELVETVEKQCE; encoded by the coding sequence ATGGGTCAAAAAGCAATCGATACATTTCGTGCTTGCATTCCATTATTTCAAGCACTGAGTGATCCTTATCGTCAGGACATAATATTACTTCTTGCCGAACAAGAACCTCTTACGGTCAATCAAATTACTGAAAATCTAACGTTATCTCGCCCTGCTGTTTCTCACCATTTAAAGATCCTGAGAGACCAGCAATTAGTGTCATTAGAGCAAAAGGGGACGCAGCGTTTTTATTCTCTTGAACTGGATAATGCAACCGTCCTTCTGAAGGAACTGGTTGAGACGGTTGAAAAACAATGTGAGTAA
- a CDS encoding SDR family oxidoreductase, protein MNKTVLITGASSGIGLHFGHKFAGSGHDVILVARSEEKLRTLSKEIENKYGVKSYVIPSDLSKPGASETLYEEVKAKGIQVDILINNAGFGLFGEFEQTVLSKELDMIQVNITALTELSKHFGKEMVGRNSGQILNVASTAAFQPGPLMAVYYATKAYVLSFSEALANEWGPHGVKVTALCPGATKTGFSDAADLQSSKLFQSGVMSVEEVVEEGYNQMMTKNKTVIIPGFKNRLLTQSIRIMPRKMVTNIVRKVQERV, encoded by the coding sequence ATGAATAAAACAGTTTTAATTACAGGGGCTTCAAGTGGCATCGGCTTGCACTTTGGTCATAAATTTGCAGGTTCAGGCCATGATGTGATTCTCGTGGCAAGAAGTGAGGAAAAACTCCGTACTCTATCAAAAGAAATAGAAAATAAGTACGGAGTGAAATCATATGTCATACCATCAGACCTTTCCAAACCAGGAGCATCTGAAACGTTATATGAGGAAGTGAAAGCAAAAGGGATCCAGGTTGATATCCTTATCAATAATGCAGGATTCGGCTTGTTTGGTGAGTTCGAACAAACAGTGCTCTCAAAAGAACTGGACATGATACAAGTAAATATCACTGCCCTTACAGAACTAAGTAAGCATTTTGGAAAAGAAATGGTGGGCAGAAATAGTGGACAAATCCTAAATGTAGCATCAACGGCCGCATTCCAGCCTGGTCCATTAATGGCCGTTTACTATGCAACAAAAGCGTATGTCCTTTCATTCTCAGAAGCTCTGGCAAACGAATGGGGACCACACGGAGTGAAAGTGACCGCTTTGTGCCCCGGGGCTACCAAAACGGGATTCAGCGATGCAGCTGACCTGCAGTCTTCAAAACTATTTCAGTCTGGTGTGATGAGTGTGGAAGAAGTGGTAGAAGAGGGGTATAACCAAATGATGACGAAGAACAAAACCGTTATCATCCCAGGTTTTAAAAACAGATTGCTGACTCAGTCCATTCGTATTATGCCGAGGAAAATGGTCACAAATATTGTTCGTAAAGTACAAGAACGGGTATAA